CTACGATAATGGGTAGGGTTGGGCATTTGGTGCGGATAGCTTGCGCCACAGGTAACAAATTACCCGCATCCAAAGCACAAATAACAGGGGCTTGATAGGCTTCAAATATACTCGCACCGGTAGCGTATCCCTCGCATAGGTAGGCATGACTAGCACCCCTTAGCGTACCTATTGGTGTAAACATGCCGCGCTTGATACCGCCTTTTAAAAAGCGCTTTGTCCCATCGGGTGAAATGGTTTGGAGGTTGCGCAAGTATCCGGCTACATCCATAAGAGGGACTAGCAGTAGGTCGCCTGATTGCCTAATGGTGTATGCGCCGACTTGCTTACGGATTAGGTAAGGGTGTGCAGCGTTTGCGGGTTTCGCTTGCGTCCACATATCAACCGCTTTTAAGCGTGCAGCTTCGTGGTTTCGTTCTGTTTCGGCTTTCAAAATTGCGGCTTGCTTAAGTTGCGCGGCTTTGATTGCGTCACGCTCTGCCTTGCTTAGTTTTGATTGATCGTAGCTATTCCACTTATGGCTAATGCCCTGTTTCCAATCGCCGTATGTGGCGACTAACCCACCTGTGCTAAGCCGATGTAGGACATACCAGCCCGTTTTATTGCGTGGCTTGTCGGTGTCAAAGCGGATTAATGCCCCACTATCCACCAGATTAGGGGGCGCGTAACCTAGGACATCGTGCATTGCGCTGGTCAGATCATTGAGACTTTCATAAAGGCTTGGTGCCCGATATAAGCCGCTATCGCTGTGCATCATGGCGTTATAAGCAGAGACGGACATCCAGCCGCCCACAATCGTTGCAATGACAGCCGCCCAAAATACCGCCGGAT
This DNA window, taken from Candidatus Thiocaldithrix dubininis, encodes the following:
- a CDS encoding toprim domain-containing protein codes for the protein MTTRKRIADYPAVFWAAVIATIVGGWMSVSAYNAMMHSDSGLYRAPSLYESLNDLTSAMHDVLGYAPPNLVDSGALIRFDTDKPRNKTGWYVLHRLSTGGLVATYGDWKQGISHKWNSYDQSKLSKAERDAIKAAQLKQAAILKAETERNHEAARLKAVDMWTQAKPANAAHPYLIRKQVGAYTIRQSGDLLLVPLMDVAGYLRNLQTISPDGTKRFLKGGIKRGMFTPIGTLRGASHAYLCEGYATGASIFEAYQAPVICALDAGNLLPVAQAIRTKCPTLPIIVVADNDRATALKTGVNVGVVKAQAVAAAVPLVTVQVPYFDDNAPLNLSDFNDAVNYYRAPAA